From Shewanella psychrophila, a single genomic window includes:
- a CDS encoding dodecin: MSHTYKVIELVGSSPISSDEAIKNAVTSAGQTLKHLRWFEVIETRGHLEAGLIAHWQVTIKVGFTIES; this comes from the coding sequence ATGAGCCATACTTATAAAGTTATTGAACTAGTGGGATCTTCACCTATCAGTTCGGATGAAGCGATAAAAAATGCCGTCACTTCTGCGGGGCAGACCTTGAAGCATCTTAGGTGGTTTGAGGTGATTGAGACTCGGGGACATTTGGAGGCGGGTTTGATTGCTCACTGGCAGGTGACCATCAAGGTTGGGTTTACGATAGAGTCTTAG
- the queG gene encoding tRNA epoxyqueuosine(34) reductase QueG, whose translation MSDTALPPINSHPFSATELRELTAKIKLWGNELGFAQIGICDTDLTSEEVKLQQWLDKGYHGDMAYMEAHGMMRARPHELHPGTIRVISARMNYLPPEAGFATNLQDPNLAYISRYAGGRDYHKLIRNRLKKLGQMIQAELDTINAGKTNFRPFVDSAPILERPLAEKAGLGWTGKHSLLLNEEVGSWFFLGELLIDLPLPVDIPVSEGCNTCVACIKSCPTNAIVEPYIVDGRRCISYLTIELQGAIPEEFRPLIGNRIYGCDDCQLVCPVNSKAPLTLETDFHTRDPLKQPQLLTLFSWTEAEFLKITEGSPIRRIGHKRWLRNIAVALGNAPASEKIIQGLEQRKASEEADEMVIEHIDWALAQQHTKLASILSLETQSLEKKGQVITTLSQSDRVQNASPLSRKTLRVIRSVEKGLPRDA comes from the coding sequence ATGTCTGACACAGCTCTACCTCCAATCAATTCCCACCCCTTCTCAGCCACAGAACTAAGAGAGCTCACAGCAAAAATAAAACTGTGGGGAAATGAGCTAGGCTTCGCTCAAATAGGCATATGTGACACAGACTTAACCAGTGAAGAGGTCAAATTACAGCAGTGGCTGGACAAGGGCTATCACGGCGATATGGCGTATATGGAAGCCCATGGAATGATGCGTGCCCGTCCACATGAGCTGCACCCAGGAACCATCAGGGTCATCTCTGCCAGAATGAACTACTTACCACCAGAGGCTGGGTTTGCGACAAATCTCCAAGACCCCAACCTAGCCTATATCTCCCGTTATGCCGGCGGGCGTGACTATCACAAGTTAATCCGTAATCGTCTCAAGAAACTAGGCCAGATGATCCAGGCTGAGCTCGATACCATCAACGCAGGCAAGACCAACTTCCGCCCTTTTGTAGACTCGGCGCCGATACTCGAAAGGCCTCTGGCCGAGAAAGCAGGCCTAGGCTGGACGGGTAAGCACAGTCTCTTGCTCAATGAAGAGGTAGGTAGCTGGTTTTTTCTCGGAGAGTTATTGATCGACCTGCCCCTGCCCGTGGATATTCCCGTCAGTGAGGGTTGTAATACCTGCGTAGCCTGCATCAAGTCGTGCCCGACCAATGCCATAGTCGAACCCTATATCGTCGACGGCAGGCGTTGCATTTCTTATCTGACGATAGAGCTGCAAGGAGCTATTCCAGAGGAATTTCGCCCCCTCATAGGTAATCGCATCTACGGCTGTGATGACTGCCAGCTGGTGTGCCCGGTCAATAGCAAGGCGCCGCTCACCCTAGAGACTGACTTTCACACTAGGGACCCACTCAAGCAACCTCAATTACTTACCCTCTTTAGCTGGACTGAGGCCGAGTTTCTCAAGATCACCGAAGGAAGTCCCATTCGCCGTATCGGACATAAGCGCTGGCTAAGAAATATCGCCGTCGCTCTGGGCAATGCCCCAGCTTCAGAAAAGATAATTCAAGGACTCGAGCAGAGAAAAGCCTCCGAAGAGGCCGATGAGATGGTCATAGAACATATCGATTGGGCATTAGCTCAGCAACACACCAAACTAGCATCAATCCTGAGCCTGGAAACACAGAGCCTAGAAAAAAAAGGCCAGGTAATAACAACCCTGAGCCAGTCAGATAGAGTCCAGAACGCCTCCCCCCTCAGCCGCAAAACATTAAGAGTGATCCGCAGCGTCGAGAAAGGCCTGCCAAGGGATGCTTAA
- a CDS encoding sulfite exporter TauE/SafE family protein produces the protein MLTTFTSTVAGICGLGGGLILAVTLPWFVPAAAVIPIHGTTQLASNFSRLGFAFRHIYWPVVGPFVLGSLAGIALFGFFLINLSTEFIPLYISLYLLLSLWVKPIERLLGKLENFYLVGAAQTGLGLVVGAPGPLTMNLLMKRLTDKDQIIATAALLMGLSNISKVVIYAGLGFIFADYLPQILSAILGASLGSLIGTKLRGSIDNEKFMKALKWILTLLAIQTLIRFSYG, from the coding sequence TTGTTGACCACCTTTACCTCCACGGTAGCTGGCATATGTGGTTTAGGCGGGGGACTTATCTTAGCCGTGACCTTGCCCTGGTTCGTGCCTGCCGCCGCGGTTATTCCTATTCATGGCACCACACAATTAGCGAGTAATTTCTCCCGTCTCGGGTTTGCCTTTAGGCACATATACTGGCCGGTGGTAGGGCCCTTTGTGTTGGGCTCCTTGGCGGGGATTGCATTGTTCGGCTTCTTCCTGATAAACCTGTCGACAGAGTTTATTCCCTTGTATATCTCGCTTTATTTACTGCTCAGTCTCTGGGTAAAACCTATTGAACGATTACTCGGCAAATTGGAAAATTTTTATCTGGTTGGCGCGGCGCAGACTGGTCTGGGCCTAGTGGTTGGTGCACCCGGTCCCCTGACCATGAATCTTTTGATGAAGCGTCTGACAGATAAAGACCAGATAATTGCCACGGCAGCACTGTTGATGGGGTTGAGTAATATTTCTAAGGTGGTGATTTATGCGGGATTAGGATTTATTTTTGCCGACTATTTGCCGCAAATACTCTCGGCTATCTTAGGGGCTTCTTTAGGATCTCTGATAGGCACTAAGCTGAGGGGCTCTATTGATAACGAGAAGTTTATGAAGGCCTTGAAATGGATATTAACCTTACTGGCAATTCAAACACTGATTCGTTTTAGTTATGGCTGA